Proteins found in one Pelmatolapia mariae isolate MD_Pm_ZW linkage group LG7, Pm_UMD_F_2, whole genome shotgun sequence genomic segment:
- the rfwd3 gene encoding E3 ubiquitin-protein ligase rfwd3.L isoform X2, whose amino-acid sequence MSYRGRAMEAMEVDSPVELQGIGQPEGGVAAPVGDAENANAALVMSDSGSSTEVDEDDDDDDDGSAEGQAAAYAPPRLPATWAFSQRAVGGATSTPPIRRRVRQGLRVHYPSQTAAPSRGFPDFLLRAPAASTAEPESGSATEISESEDEAEGEEESTAAAAEPIDPVPPAGSDLSATVQPAQPQEAATTNSSATAEAERAEAQVQDVQVSSAVLSPSDENEGDTCTICFEAWTTAGEHRLAALRCGHLFGYTCIQRWLKAQSPSAKCPQCNKKAKRSDIVLLYAPKLRALDNTEQESLKKSLEQEQSLRRKAELESAQYKIKLQVVTNKYGQAQQELQELRALIAQTSRTLSSSTSSSSSSSHVLSLSQRADGSRSAQYSFSKAVLVSQAGGCRVLSYCEPLSCLLASQPSPHTTLVPGCGVKKVSVVNMRASQYVPIHSKQIRGLSFNRQNDSLLLSAALDNTIKLTSLLTNTVVQTYNAGKPVWSCCWCLDNSNYIYAGLSNGSVLIYDTRDTSTHVQELVPLRSRCPVASLCYVPRAASSSFPCGGLIAGSLEGGCFWEQVNEATYRPHLLPLETSGCTDIQVETESRHCLVTYRPGRSNPSLRCVLMALTRTPQQESSELPSCSCEPVQTFNAGSSCKLLTKNAVFRSPDGGGTLVCAGDEASNSTMVWDAGSGVLRQKLPADLPVLDISPFSVNGEHFLASLTEKMLKLYKWE is encoded by the exons atgagCTATCGCGGTAGAGCG ATGGAGGCCATGGAGGTAGACTCTCCTGTGGAGCTGCAGGGGATTGGGCAGCCAGAGGGTGGCGTTGCAGCTCCTGTAGGTGATGCTGAGAACGCCAACGCTGCTCTCGTCATGTCCgactctggcagcagcactgaagtagacgaagatgatgatgatgatgatgatggcagcgcCGAGGGACAGGCGGCAGCTTATGCTCCTCCAAGGCTTCCTGCCACTTGGGCGTTTAGTCAGAGGGCAGTGGGCGGGGCTACATCTACGCCGCCAATACGAAGGAGAGTCAG GCAGGGCCTCAGAGTGCACTATCCGAGCCAGACTGCAGCGCCTTCTAGAGGCTTTCCAGACTTCCTGCTGCGAGCGCCGGCTGCCAGCACAGCAGAGCCAGAGTCAGGCAGCGCCACTGAGATTAGTGAGTCTGAGGATGAGGCAGAGGGTGAAGAAGAgagcacagctgctgctgcagagccCATTGACCCTGTGCCACCTGCTGGGTCTGACCTCAGCGCCACTGTCCAACCTGCTCAACCACAGGAAGCCGCTACGACCA ACTCCAGTGCCACGGCAGAAGCCGAGAGGGCAGAAGCTCAAGTCCAGGATGTTCAG GTGTCCTCAGCAGTTCTGTCTCCCAGTGACGAGAATGAAGGTGACACCTGCACCATCTGCTTCGAAGCGTGGACAACGGCCGGCGAGCACAGACTCGCCGCTCTGCGGTGCGGTCACCTCTTCGGTTACACCTGTATCCAGCGCTGGCTGAAAGCTCAGAGCCCTTCTGCTAAATGTCCGCAG tGCAACAAGAAAGCAAAGCGTTCCGACATCGTGCTCCTGTATGCTCCAAAACTGAGAGCGCTGGACAACACGGAGCAAGAGAGCTTAAAGAA GTCTCTGGAGCAGGAGCAGTCGCTGAGGAGGAAGGCTGAACTGGAGTCCGCTCAGTACAAAATCAAACTGCAGGTCGTCACCAACAAATACGGGCAAGCACAGCAGGAGCTGCAG GAGCTGAGAGCCCTCATAGCCCAGACGAGCAGGACCCTCTCTTCTTCCAcgtcctcgtcctcctcctcctcccatgTCCTGAGCCTGTCTCAGAGGGCGGACGGCTCCAGGTCAGCTCAGTACAGCTTCTCCAAGGCGGTGCTGGTGTCTCAGGCCGGAGGCTGCAGGGTTTTATCATACTGTGAACCTTTGAGCTGCCTGCTGGCCTCTCAGCCGTCGCCTCACACCACGCTGGTGCCCG GGTGCGGGGTAAAGAAGGTCAGTGTGGTGAACATGAGGGCGAGTCAGTACGTTCCCATCCACAGCAAACAGATCCGAGGTCTGTCCTTCAACAGGCAGAACGAcagcctgctgctgtctgctgcATTGGACAACACTATCAAACTGACCAG CCTGCTGACCAACACGGTGGTTCAGACCTATAATGCGGGTAAACCAGTGtggagctgctgctggtgtTTGGACAACAGTAACTACATCTACGCCGGCCTGAGCAACGGCTCTGTGCTCATCTACGACACAAGAGACACCAGCACGCACGTGCAGGAGCTCGTGCCGCTGCGCTCCAG ATGTCCGGTGGCGTCTCTGTGTTACGTCCCGAGGGCGGCGTCCAGCTCGTTCCCATGTGGAGGGCTCATTGCTGGCTCTCTGGAGGGCGGGTGTTTCTGGGAGCAGGTGAACGAGGCCACCTACAGGCCCCACCTCCTGCCCCTGGAGACCTCTGGCTGCACCGACATCCAGGTGGAGACGGAGAGTCGACACTGTCTCGTCACCTATAGGCCCG GACGCTCCAATCCGTCTCTGCGCTGTGTCCTCATGGCGCTGACTCGAACCCCTCAGCAGGAGTCGAGTGAGCTGCCCAGCTGTTCCTGCGAGCCGGTGCAGACGTTCAATGCCGGCTCGTCCTGCAAACTGCTCACCAAGAACGCCGTCTTCAGGAGTCCGGACGGAGGCGGGACGCTGGTCTGCGCCGGGGACGAGGCCTCCAACTCCACTATG gTGTGGGACGCCGGCAGCGGCGTTCTGCGCCAGAAGCTTCCGGCCGACCTCCCGGTGCTGGACATCAGCCCGTTTTCTGTGAACGGCGAGCACTTTTTGGCATCGCTTACGGAGAAAATGCTGAAGCTCTACAAGTGGGAGTGA
- the rfwd3 gene encoding E3 ubiquitin-protein ligase rfwd3.L isoform X1, whose product MTSGFSSGLNRRRRLRLPGSAAKSIRWNDMMEAMEVDSPVELQGIGQPEGGVAAPVGDAENANAALVMSDSGSSTEVDEDDDDDDDGSAEGQAAAYAPPRLPATWAFSQRAVGGATSTPPIRRRVRQGLRVHYPSQTAAPSRGFPDFLLRAPAASTAEPESGSATEISESEDEAEGEEESTAAAAEPIDPVPPAGSDLSATVQPAQPQEAATTNSSATAEAERAEAQVQDVQVSSAVLSPSDENEGDTCTICFEAWTTAGEHRLAALRCGHLFGYTCIQRWLKAQSPSAKCPQCNKKAKRSDIVLLYAPKLRALDNTEQESLKKSLEQEQSLRRKAELESAQYKIKLQVVTNKYGQAQQELQELRALIAQTSRTLSSSTSSSSSSSHVLSLSQRADGSRSAQYSFSKAVLVSQAGGCRVLSYCEPLSCLLASQPSPHTTLVPGCGVKKVSVVNMRASQYVPIHSKQIRGLSFNRQNDSLLLSAALDNTIKLTSLLTNTVVQTYNAGKPVWSCCWCLDNSNYIYAGLSNGSVLIYDTRDTSTHVQELVPLRSRCPVASLCYVPRAASSSFPCGGLIAGSLEGGCFWEQVNEATYRPHLLPLETSGCTDIQVETESRHCLVTYRPGRSNPSLRCVLMALTRTPQQESSELPSCSCEPVQTFNAGSSCKLLTKNAVFRSPDGGGTLVCAGDEASNSTMVWDAGSGVLRQKLPADLPVLDISPFSVNGEHFLASLTEKMLKLYKWE is encoded by the exons ATGACCTCGGGCTTTAGTTCGGGGCTCAACCGAAGAAGGCGCCTGCGTCTCCCGGGGAGCGCAGCGAAGAGTATCCGCTGGAACGACATG ATGGAGGCCATGGAGGTAGACTCTCCTGTGGAGCTGCAGGGGATTGGGCAGCCAGAGGGTGGCGTTGCAGCTCCTGTAGGTGATGCTGAGAACGCCAACGCTGCTCTCGTCATGTCCgactctggcagcagcactgaagtagacgaagatgatgatgatgatgatgatggcagcgcCGAGGGACAGGCGGCAGCTTATGCTCCTCCAAGGCTTCCTGCCACTTGGGCGTTTAGTCAGAGGGCAGTGGGCGGGGCTACATCTACGCCGCCAATACGAAGGAGAGTCAG GCAGGGCCTCAGAGTGCACTATCCGAGCCAGACTGCAGCGCCTTCTAGAGGCTTTCCAGACTTCCTGCTGCGAGCGCCGGCTGCCAGCACAGCAGAGCCAGAGTCAGGCAGCGCCACTGAGATTAGTGAGTCTGAGGATGAGGCAGAGGGTGAAGAAGAgagcacagctgctgctgcagagccCATTGACCCTGTGCCACCTGCTGGGTCTGACCTCAGCGCCACTGTCCAACCTGCTCAACCACAGGAAGCCGCTACGACCA ACTCCAGTGCCACGGCAGAAGCCGAGAGGGCAGAAGCTCAAGTCCAGGATGTTCAG GTGTCCTCAGCAGTTCTGTCTCCCAGTGACGAGAATGAAGGTGACACCTGCACCATCTGCTTCGAAGCGTGGACAACGGCCGGCGAGCACAGACTCGCCGCTCTGCGGTGCGGTCACCTCTTCGGTTACACCTGTATCCAGCGCTGGCTGAAAGCTCAGAGCCCTTCTGCTAAATGTCCGCAG tGCAACAAGAAAGCAAAGCGTTCCGACATCGTGCTCCTGTATGCTCCAAAACTGAGAGCGCTGGACAACACGGAGCAAGAGAGCTTAAAGAA GTCTCTGGAGCAGGAGCAGTCGCTGAGGAGGAAGGCTGAACTGGAGTCCGCTCAGTACAAAATCAAACTGCAGGTCGTCACCAACAAATACGGGCAAGCACAGCAGGAGCTGCAG GAGCTGAGAGCCCTCATAGCCCAGACGAGCAGGACCCTCTCTTCTTCCAcgtcctcgtcctcctcctcctcccatgTCCTGAGCCTGTCTCAGAGGGCGGACGGCTCCAGGTCAGCTCAGTACAGCTTCTCCAAGGCGGTGCTGGTGTCTCAGGCCGGAGGCTGCAGGGTTTTATCATACTGTGAACCTTTGAGCTGCCTGCTGGCCTCTCAGCCGTCGCCTCACACCACGCTGGTGCCCG GGTGCGGGGTAAAGAAGGTCAGTGTGGTGAACATGAGGGCGAGTCAGTACGTTCCCATCCACAGCAAACAGATCCGAGGTCTGTCCTTCAACAGGCAGAACGAcagcctgctgctgtctgctgcATTGGACAACACTATCAAACTGACCAG CCTGCTGACCAACACGGTGGTTCAGACCTATAATGCGGGTAAACCAGTGtggagctgctgctggtgtTTGGACAACAGTAACTACATCTACGCCGGCCTGAGCAACGGCTCTGTGCTCATCTACGACACAAGAGACACCAGCACGCACGTGCAGGAGCTCGTGCCGCTGCGCTCCAG ATGTCCGGTGGCGTCTCTGTGTTACGTCCCGAGGGCGGCGTCCAGCTCGTTCCCATGTGGAGGGCTCATTGCTGGCTCTCTGGAGGGCGGGTGTTTCTGGGAGCAGGTGAACGAGGCCACCTACAGGCCCCACCTCCTGCCCCTGGAGACCTCTGGCTGCACCGACATCCAGGTGGAGACGGAGAGTCGACACTGTCTCGTCACCTATAGGCCCG GACGCTCCAATCCGTCTCTGCGCTGTGTCCTCATGGCGCTGACTCGAACCCCTCAGCAGGAGTCGAGTGAGCTGCCCAGCTGTTCCTGCGAGCCGGTGCAGACGTTCAATGCCGGCTCGTCCTGCAAACTGCTCACCAAGAACGCCGTCTTCAGGAGTCCGGACGGAGGCGGGACGCTGGTCTGCGCCGGGGACGAGGCCTCCAACTCCACTATG gTGTGGGACGCCGGCAGCGGCGTTCTGCGCCAGAAGCTTCCGGCCGACCTCCCGGTGCTGGACATCAGCCCGTTTTCTGTGAACGGCGAGCACTTTTTGGCATCGCTTACGGAGAAAATGCTGAAGCTCTACAAGTGGGAGTGA
- the rfwd3 gene encoding E3 ubiquitin-protein ligase rfwd3.L isoform X3, with amino-acid sequence MEAMEVDSPVELQGIGQPEGGVAAPVGDAENANAALVMSDSGSSTEVDEDDDDDDDGSAEGQAAAYAPPRLPATWAFSQRAVGGATSTPPIRRRVRQGLRVHYPSQTAAPSRGFPDFLLRAPAASTAEPESGSATEISESEDEAEGEEESTAAAAEPIDPVPPAGSDLSATVQPAQPQEAATTNSSATAEAERAEAQVQDVQVSSAVLSPSDENEGDTCTICFEAWTTAGEHRLAALRCGHLFGYTCIQRWLKAQSPSAKCPQCNKKAKRSDIVLLYAPKLRALDNTEQESLKKSLEQEQSLRRKAELESAQYKIKLQVVTNKYGQAQQELQELRALIAQTSRTLSSSTSSSSSSSHVLSLSQRADGSRSAQYSFSKAVLVSQAGGCRVLSYCEPLSCLLASQPSPHTTLVPGCGVKKVSVVNMRASQYVPIHSKQIRGLSFNRQNDSLLLSAALDNTIKLTSLLTNTVVQTYNAGKPVWSCCWCLDNSNYIYAGLSNGSVLIYDTRDTSTHVQELVPLRSRCPVASLCYVPRAASSSFPCGGLIAGSLEGGCFWEQVNEATYRPHLLPLETSGCTDIQVETESRHCLVTYRPGRSNPSLRCVLMALTRTPQQESSELPSCSCEPVQTFNAGSSCKLLTKNAVFRSPDGGGTLVCAGDEASNSTMVWDAGSGVLRQKLPADLPVLDISPFSVNGEHFLASLTEKMLKLYKWE; translated from the exons ATGGAGGCCATGGAGGTAGACTCTCCTGTGGAGCTGCAGGGGATTGGGCAGCCAGAGGGTGGCGTTGCAGCTCCTGTAGGTGATGCTGAGAACGCCAACGCTGCTCTCGTCATGTCCgactctggcagcagcactgaagtagacgaagatgatgatgatgatgatgatggcagcgcCGAGGGACAGGCGGCAGCTTATGCTCCTCCAAGGCTTCCTGCCACTTGGGCGTTTAGTCAGAGGGCAGTGGGCGGGGCTACATCTACGCCGCCAATACGAAGGAGAGTCAG GCAGGGCCTCAGAGTGCACTATCCGAGCCAGACTGCAGCGCCTTCTAGAGGCTTTCCAGACTTCCTGCTGCGAGCGCCGGCTGCCAGCACAGCAGAGCCAGAGTCAGGCAGCGCCACTGAGATTAGTGAGTCTGAGGATGAGGCAGAGGGTGAAGAAGAgagcacagctgctgctgcagagccCATTGACCCTGTGCCACCTGCTGGGTCTGACCTCAGCGCCACTGTCCAACCTGCTCAACCACAGGAAGCCGCTACGACCA ACTCCAGTGCCACGGCAGAAGCCGAGAGGGCAGAAGCTCAAGTCCAGGATGTTCAG GTGTCCTCAGCAGTTCTGTCTCCCAGTGACGAGAATGAAGGTGACACCTGCACCATCTGCTTCGAAGCGTGGACAACGGCCGGCGAGCACAGACTCGCCGCTCTGCGGTGCGGTCACCTCTTCGGTTACACCTGTATCCAGCGCTGGCTGAAAGCTCAGAGCCCTTCTGCTAAATGTCCGCAG tGCAACAAGAAAGCAAAGCGTTCCGACATCGTGCTCCTGTATGCTCCAAAACTGAGAGCGCTGGACAACACGGAGCAAGAGAGCTTAAAGAA GTCTCTGGAGCAGGAGCAGTCGCTGAGGAGGAAGGCTGAACTGGAGTCCGCTCAGTACAAAATCAAACTGCAGGTCGTCACCAACAAATACGGGCAAGCACAGCAGGAGCTGCAG GAGCTGAGAGCCCTCATAGCCCAGACGAGCAGGACCCTCTCTTCTTCCAcgtcctcgtcctcctcctcctcccatgTCCTGAGCCTGTCTCAGAGGGCGGACGGCTCCAGGTCAGCTCAGTACAGCTTCTCCAAGGCGGTGCTGGTGTCTCAGGCCGGAGGCTGCAGGGTTTTATCATACTGTGAACCTTTGAGCTGCCTGCTGGCCTCTCAGCCGTCGCCTCACACCACGCTGGTGCCCG GGTGCGGGGTAAAGAAGGTCAGTGTGGTGAACATGAGGGCGAGTCAGTACGTTCCCATCCACAGCAAACAGATCCGAGGTCTGTCCTTCAACAGGCAGAACGAcagcctgctgctgtctgctgcATTGGACAACACTATCAAACTGACCAG CCTGCTGACCAACACGGTGGTTCAGACCTATAATGCGGGTAAACCAGTGtggagctgctgctggtgtTTGGACAACAGTAACTACATCTACGCCGGCCTGAGCAACGGCTCTGTGCTCATCTACGACACAAGAGACACCAGCACGCACGTGCAGGAGCTCGTGCCGCTGCGCTCCAG ATGTCCGGTGGCGTCTCTGTGTTACGTCCCGAGGGCGGCGTCCAGCTCGTTCCCATGTGGAGGGCTCATTGCTGGCTCTCTGGAGGGCGGGTGTTTCTGGGAGCAGGTGAACGAGGCCACCTACAGGCCCCACCTCCTGCCCCTGGAGACCTCTGGCTGCACCGACATCCAGGTGGAGACGGAGAGTCGACACTGTCTCGTCACCTATAGGCCCG GACGCTCCAATCCGTCTCTGCGCTGTGTCCTCATGGCGCTGACTCGAACCCCTCAGCAGGAGTCGAGTGAGCTGCCCAGCTGTTCCTGCGAGCCGGTGCAGACGTTCAATGCCGGCTCGTCCTGCAAACTGCTCACCAAGAACGCCGTCTTCAGGAGTCCGGACGGAGGCGGGACGCTGGTCTGCGCCGGGGACGAGGCCTCCAACTCCACTATG gTGTGGGACGCCGGCAGCGGCGTTCTGCGCCAGAAGCTTCCGGCCGACCTCCCGGTGCTGGACATCAGCCCGTTTTCTGTGAACGGCGAGCACTTTTTGGCATCGCTTACGGAGAAAATGCTGAAGCTCTACAAGTGGGAGTGA